One window of the Yamadazyma tenuis chromosome 6, complete sequence genome contains the following:
- a CDS encoding uncharacterized protein (EggNog:ENOG503NVG0; COG:D), whose translation MDEVSHNRLYGPPQRLPLKSYPRELESLETIGNKKLIKDYKKNIKSFMARLESNNDINPAMIDLQPEIQWFMRPFLLDYIIELHGSFRLQAQTLFRCFNIIDRYCAKRIVFKRHYQLVGCTALWIAAKYEDKKSRVPTLKELSIMCRNAYDEEMFIQMERHVLSTLEWSLERPTLEDCLQLAIDSFIGFDSITPIRNSSDNSIVSATTAVTRFLCELSLYHRDFLNFETCIVASAANLLALSMLKVPHGANYVLGLISTKLRVEANADTEDLENVEPEIYGSFLTGFDEHTLIKVRRVSLMLAIFLEEASEVLTTKYKPLGVMSVVENFIDTNHQIFEKLRVHKTDVTKIDEENFEANTPITLLVDILLNMHESYDGEFVHDAPITPPSISRSIFSDLQASSPSFGTPTVYNIGKGSQSSLHDIREPQSCKTSFAYKFSPDRETSAVRMGNF comes from the coding sequence ATGGATGAAGTTTCACATAATAGATTGTATGGACCGCCACAGCGCCTTCCTTTGAAGCTGTATCCAAGAGAATTGGAAAGTTTAGAAACTATAGGGAACAAGAAATTAATTAAAGATTACAAGAAAAACATCAAGAGTTTCATGGCAAGACTTGAATCGAATAATGATATTAATCCTGCCATGATAGATCTCCAACCAGAAATTCAGTGGTTTATGAGGCCGTTTCTTTTGGACTACattattgaacttcacgGTTCATTCAGGCTCCAAGCCCAAACTTTGTTTCGCTGTTTTAATATCATTGACAGATATTGTGCTAAGCGGATAGTCTTCAAGAGGCATTATCAGTTAGTGGGTTGTACTGCTTTATGGATAGCTGCCAAATATGAAGATAAAAAGTCACGAGTTCCcactttgaaagaattgtCGATAATGTGCCGTAACGCATATGACGAGGAGATGTTCATCCAGATGGAAAGACACGTACTCTCTACGTTGGAATGGTCTTTGGAACGTCCAACTCTTGAGGATTGCCTTCAGTTGGCCATTGACCTGTTCATCGGTTTCGATAGCATTACTCCTATCAGAAATAGCAGTGATAATTCTATTGTGTCTGCTACAACAGCTGTAACTAGATTTTTGTGTGAATTGAGTTTGTATCACAGGGAttttttgaattttgaAACCTGCATAGTTGCGTCAGCAGCTAATCTTCTTGCATTATCGATGCTTAAAGTGCCTCATGGTGCTAACTACGTTCTAGGGCTCATCAGCACCAAACTCAGAGTAGAGGCTAATGCCGATACAGAAGACTTAGAAAACGTCGAGCCAGAAATTTATGGTCTGTTCTTAACAGGCTTTGATGAACATACACTAATAAAAGTACGAAGAGTGTCATTGATGTTGGCAATCTTTCTAGAAGAGGCAAGTGAAGTGTTAACAACAAAGTACAAACCCTTGGGTGTTATGCTGGTTGTTGAGAACTTTATTGATACAAACCACCAGATTTTCGAAAAATTAAGGGTTCACAAAACTGATGTTACAAAAATTGACGAGGAAAATTTCGAAGCCAACACACCAATCACTTTACTAGTTGACATATTGCTAAATATGCATGAGTCTTATGATGGTGAATTTGTTCATGATGCCCCTATCACACCACCGTCCATTTCAAGATCTATTTTTTCGGACCTACAAGCTTCATCCCCATCATTTGGTACGCCAACGGTTTATAATATTGGGAAGGGAAGTCAGAGTCTGTTGCATGATATAAGGGAACCACAACTGTGTAAAACACTGTTTGCTTATAAATTCTCTCCGGATAGAGAAACTTCAGCTGTTAGAATGGGTAATTTTTAA